In Chiroxiphia lanceolata isolate bChiLan1 chromosome 2, bChiLan1.pri, whole genome shotgun sequence, a single genomic region encodes these proteins:
- the PSMG1 gene encoding proteasome assembly chaperone 1, with protein sequence MATFFGEVVVAPSRAGLDEEEEEREETPEDREIRRELEKKREIEVLWSGLAQGPLACSRFVVAIGRNAAAFLSSFILDSVCWEVVGVVKLWNEWCRTSSTTNVLPTDSFCLFYRLISDPTVLLCQCSCYVAEDQQFQWLEKVFGSMQKEGLQVTILSTCPVADYKTQESTLTLASPFLKALKTKEFQEQVCCPLLEQPNIVRDLPAAVLSYCQVWQIPAVLYQCYTDVIKLDTVTIEAFKPLLSSKVLKSLVKDASESTKMLKKFLTATESHNNIYI encoded by the exons ATGGCGACCTTCTtcggggaggtggtggtggccCCGTCCCGGGCCGGGCtggacgaggaggaggaggagcgggaGGAGACCCCCGAGGACCGCGAGATCCGCAgggagctggaaaagaaaag GGAGATCGAGGTGCTGTGGAGCGGGCTGGCCCAGGGGCCCTTGGCGTGCTCCAGGTTCGTCGTGGCCATCGGGCGGAACGCGGCAG CTTTCCTGTCCTCTTTTATTCTGGATTCTGTGTGCTGGGAAGTGGTTGGAGTTGTGAAGCTGTGGAATGAGTGGTGTCGGACATCCAGCACCACAAATGTCCTCCCCACAgattctttctgtttgttctaCAGATTAATATCAGACCCCACA gttttacTGTGCCAATGTAGTTGCTACGTGGCTGAGGATCAACAGTTCCAGTGGCTTGAGAAG gtTTTTGGCTCCATGCAAAAGGAAGGTTTGCAGGTAACCATCCTTTCAACGTGCCCCGTGGCTGATTATAAAACTCAGGAATCCACTTTAACGCTTGCATCCCCGTTCCTGAAAGCCTTGAAGACCAAAGAATTCCAGGAGCAGGTTTGCTGCCCACTGCTGGAACAGCCCAACATTGTGAGGgatcttcctgctgctg ttttgagTTACTGCCAGGTCTGGCAGATCCCTGCAGTGCTGTACCAGTGCTACACTGATGTCATCAAACTGGACACGGTGACAATTGAAGCCTTCAAGCCTCTGCTTTCTTCTAAAGTCCTCAAGAGTTTAGTCAAG gatgCATCTGAAAGCACAAAGATGTTGAAGAAGTTCCTGACAGCCACTGAAAGTCACAATAATATCTATATTTAA